The genomic segment GCCCTCAGACGCTTACTGTGACTGTACTGGAGAGGGTGCTGGTGGTGGCTGGAGGGTTGGACTTGGTGTGGCAAGTGGTACACATCCTGAGCTCCGTGGCCCGCTGCACTGCCACTGTGCAGCATAGTTTGAAGAGGCGGGTGGTAGCCATGGCATTTAGTGGATTTGCCACCTCCGCTGCCCCCGTTATTGCCACCGTTTCCCTTGTAGTTTCCTTTGGGCGATTTGAGGAACTGTGTGCCCCTGCTTCGAGACTCTGTGGGGTTGTAGCTGTCGCCAATGATCTGTGAGCGGCGCTGGTGAATAACTTGGGTTTCTGGTTCCTGGGAGCGGGAGCGGCTTTGGCTCTGGGAGCTCCGAACTTGAGGCTCCTGGGGAGGGGTGGTTCCTGAAGTGACAGTACAGAGACGTGAATTTCTTTTAGATTTACTACATCCAGCAGGGTGTACAAGATAAAGAAAGGACAATTACCATCAAATCTGGAGGTGTAGTTCTCTATACCAGCCAGGTCCAGGTAGTgattcctcctctctgtgttttcatccacacagTAATGCTGACCCTCAGTGGCTGGTGCTTCACTgctctgccctctgctggtaaaaatgtatacaaacaCTGAGTGGTTGACAGTGGTGGGATGTAAGATAGAACatttactttgttactgtacatttattttcagttactTGTTACTTAACTACATATTTGTACTTTCTACTCCATTACATTTGTACAATGGGTGGCATTACACGTTTGCATtggttttatacttttttttatataaataatcaaaatggGAACTGGTTTCGGCATGTTTGACAGccttaaaataacattatttacaGCATTATTTACTATACTGTGTTATCTGCAAGTACTTACTCACGTAGACAAGTCAATGAGGCACTGAAGTAAATTTTTGTCTGcttatttgtactttttaacacacaaatgcaagTCTCTAAGTAAAGGATCTTTGGCGGCAACTGACCTGATGTATGAGGACAGTCGTTTGTCAGCTGATCGCCCCTCCTCCTGGTGAGAGCGAtctgcagaagagagagagcaggagctCAGAGAAGCTATGTCCAAACACCCGGAAACTttatatgtaatgtaaaatgatgGTTTACTACATTAGCCACTTCGAAATCATCAGGTAGTCCTTTGTTAAGTCGTCATGTTTCCAAAGATATCAGACAAAAAATAGGCAAATGATACCTTCTGAAAATTCACAGGAAAATGTATGACAGTACTTGACAGGGACTGCTTGCTGGTCTTAAGGTGCCACTAAGACAAAGATAACCAGTAGATTCACAGACTAAACTAAGGTTAGTTTAGTTAACGGAGGTGTCAAAACAAAAGCTATCCTCGTTCAGTACATTTCGGATTTTATTCTCACTCACCTGCACCTGTTTCTCTTCTGTGGCACCTTGGCTCTGGAGTGACAGTGAGTTTGACACGCAGAGTCTTGCTCTTGTTGTGGCAGGAGTGATTCACAGAGGCGTCCACTACATCATAGATGGTGTGCATCAGACTGGACATGTCCTGTAATGAGACGGAAAAGGAGAAGGGGACTGAAGAcagctaaaacacacactgaatgcttgtgcagcattcgtagtgaggacactcatagacatgcATTCtgtaacccttaccctaaccctaaaaccaggtcttaaccctgaaaaagcccttttgaaggggtgacagacacacacacctcttttgTTACTTTTCCACTGTTGTCAAAGTCATAGAGGGTGAAGATCCATTCCTGGCGGTTGTCGTCCTCCATAGACACATCGCACTCCAAGTCCTGTAGAATCAAACACATactaaaaatcaataaatgcccttaatacacaaacaaatcataCATGTGCTTCATGAACCACACAATGAGTATATTCACATAAATAGGTAGGAGTGGGTCCTCTTTATGAAGGCtgccacatgtgtgtttttaatgggcactttttgagttttaatgaacAATGAAGGGTACCATAGGTTCTTCTACATCGACTATTTAATCACAAACTCAGTTGGGCcgcattttcaaaccaaaccaagacaaaaaaatatgtcatatacCAGCCACAGACATCTCAAAGTGTCtttaacagaatataaaagaaCTAACACTGCTAGGAATTGAGTTGGTTATGGGCCTACATGCATGGAAGGaaagggtgaggtgagagatatGCAGCTGCAACATGATTCTTCACCAACAGATGttgctaaatcctacacactgtgcctttaacttgACATTTAATTCAAAAGACAGCAGTGCATACTAAGTATCAACAGGGGGCAGCAAAGTCCATCAGGTTCACTTATCTCAGCCACTATCCTCAATGTGGTTCATTAAAAAagggtgttgtttttcttgatcTTGCATCAGAAACTGGAATTCATGACAGCGTCCCCTTTGAACTGATACATCAAAAGGTCTGCAGGTAACTTGAAAGACTTTCTTTACAAGCCAAAGATACACAGCTTAAGTCTGTCAGATGTAAGGTTggttaagatttaaaaaaaagacttcctgAGAGCTTTATGGCAGAGGAAAGGGACGGCTAAATCTTTGGTTTTGatacaaacaaatcattaaattgTTTTTCACACTGAAGCAGAGAGAGCCCTTCTACTACGACTTTGTCTTTCTAACGTCCTTTCCAGGAAAAATGAGCACAACTCACTCTTAGTTACAACTTTTTGGCCACAACTTGGACTCAGATGTATCTAGTAACATGGCCAtaattggaaaaataaacatctgGAATATAGGCTCTGCTGCAGGCAAGGTGGAAAGCTGACACTGCAGTGTGAAAGGCAGTGTACATTCACAAGGGAGGAGACCCCAGAGAGAGACGCAGACGTTTACGGTTCCATAATATCTCCACAGCTCACATAACCAGCAGTGATCACCAAAGGGCAGATCTGAGCACTTATTTAAAACAAGCTACTCTAAACATTACAAtctatttattctatttattggCCCCCAAATTCAATCAGGATATGGTCAGGAGCAGTGTCAACATATAGACAGATGTTCTGTGCACATGCTGAGGGCATACAGTGGTGGAGGGGATGGAAATTACCCACCGTCCATTTATTTTCTGACCCGTGTTTAAATAACTTTCACtcactgaaacacacaacagTTTCAACACTCCTCGCTCGCTGTGGGGAGACCTTTCCCTGACTTGAAAATGCTTCACAAGTGAAGCAACGCTAGTTCCCCGTTACAAGGTCTGATCTACACACGCCGTGACAGATGGCTGGACTTGTGGGAACACATTTCAAGTCATGGGTTATTGGTATACGGTACTAAGGATTAGTAGTGGTTAAAATGAGGGTGAGGGCTGCTCTCTGGAAAAATAATGCAAGTATATGTCCTGTACTACAAAGTGAACTGTGAcagctagtgtgtgtgtgtgtgtgtgtattatcctAACAAAATGAGTTCCTGTGGACAGATTTTGTCAACATGACGGTCACAAATATGTAAGATACAGTCACCAAACTTATTCAAGCAGCAGTTTATAAATAACTTCCAAGTACCAAGGTAATGATGTATTAATAATGCATTAATCATTCCCAACTCATGAATTAATTATGGAGACTGGCTAACTCCATATCCTCTTTGAATTAGTTTTTTGCTTTTACTGGGTCACagctttgattattttattgagtgattgattgattgattcaatctgttgttttcatattgtgCATTTTGCATTCATTGTTGAACTCTTTCGTGAAAAGCACTAACCTTGTTTTGAAAAGGGCTATAAAAATAGGGCTTGGATTGGAAAATCTTTATTGCTCCCAAGGGGcaattttgttttcttaccacacaaatgcacaaatacaACAGGAGACATACAGAGTACGCAATGCATAGGATATAAATACAATGGATGTCATCATGATAATGTGCACTGAGCCATGTGACCTAATGACAAGTAAAGCTTGttcaaaaaaacccacagctgATGggacaaatgatgttaaatagCTATTTGATTTGGCCCTCCTGACATAGCCAAACATCTTCCTTGGCAGAAGTCTAAATTCTGCATGCAGAGGATTCTGAGGGTCTCCCGGGATGGCCTGAGCCTTCTGAGTGGCTCTCACTTGGAATATATGGCCAAGGTCAATCAAGTTATTGCCAAAAATGTTCTTACAACCGATATATCATTGCGAAAGTAAAACAGACTcaataaaagatgaataaaacatttttaaaagggtTTTAATCAACAGTAAATCCCCTCAGCTTCCTCAAAAGGAACAGCCTCTGGTTGGCCTTTTGGCTAATATTGTCAGTCAATTTGTCATCAAGAATGATATCTAAGTACTTGTCATGATTCACTGTCTCCACCAGCTGAACCGCTGATGATTGTTGACACATTAGCGGGTGGAGTCCATCACAAGTCAATAAGCATCTCTTTAGTTTTGGAGATATTAAGAATTTCAAAAAGCTTGTCATGGACTGGGCCATGGCCCGCCTCATGGTCCTACAGCTGAGTCATCAGTGAGTTGCATGTAGCACATAGATAATCGGGggggacacacacaaaacacaccctTGGGGGTGAGGCACTGATGTTGAATCAGTGGTTCAGAGAGAGTTTCATTAACCTGGGTCCGGTGTGACCTCATAGTTATGAAATCAACACGCCAACACATTGTGCCAAAGTCAAAAACAGATAAGTCTGGAAGCCTTCAAGCTAAAACGTGGGGCTGCATGCAATTAAAAGAACAGGATTCAACAGTGTCTACACTGCTACAGGGCGATAATCATTCAATGCTTTAGGGCATTTACCTTTAGCTTCTGGTACCACAGTGGATTCAACTGCAGAAGCAAAACCATATGCAAGTAACGACAGGACTAGATAGATAGCAAAACCCCCATAAGTTGATGCTTGGGGGGCGCTACACTTACATCCAGACTGATGCGTTTCTTCCCAGGAGCTTTGGTAGCATCTCTTAGTGCCTCTCGCTCGCCGTCCTCTGAGTGCAGGTACTGCAGGTAGCTTTCACAGCCCTCGGCCTTCTCAGGAGGAAGAACC from the Solea senegalensis isolate Sse05_10M linkage group LG9, IFAPA_SoseM_1, whole genome shotgun sequence genome contains:
- the nkd2b gene encoding protein naked cuticle homolog 2-like isoform X1, with the protein product MGKLQSKHACKRRENPEGDSFVVNAFLRRGMEECERYSGTEHKLKNIQEFPSGDLKEGQFTDQHCPLEVVLPPEKAEGCESYLQYLHSEDGEREALRDATKAPGKKRISLDDLECDVSMEDDNRQEWIFTLYDFDNSGKVTKEDMSSLMHTIYDVVDASVNHSCHNKSKTLRVKLTVTPEPRCHRRETGADRSHQEEGRSADKRLSSYISRGQSSEAPATEGQHYCVDENTERRNHYLDLAGIENYTSRFDGTTPPQEPQVRSSQSQSRSRSQEPETQVIHQRRSQIIGDSYNPTESRSRGTQFLKSPKGNYKGNGGNNGGSGGGKSTKCHGYHPPLQTMLHSGSAAGHGAQDVYHLPHQVQPSSHHQHPLQYSHSKRLRAKTRDALSPTKAQMSPQSQSQSQQQQQQHPVPSVLPSLEREQATVPPGSPGFVVPMVQRHEHHHHHEHHHHHHYHHYHQT
- the nkd2b gene encoding protein naked cuticle homolog 2-like isoform X2, with the protein product MGKLQSKHACKRRENPEGDSFVVNAFLRRGMEECERYSGTEHKLKNIQEFPSGDLKEGQFTDQHCPLEVVLPPEKAEGCESYLQYLHSEDGEREALRDATKAPGKKRISLDDLECDVSMEDDNRQEWIFTLYDFDNSGKVTKEDMSSLMHTIYDVVDASVNHSCHNKSKTLRVKLTVTPEPRCHRRETGADRSHQEEGRSADKRLSSYIRGQSSEAPATEGQHYCVDENTERRNHYLDLAGIENYTSRFDGTTPPQEPQVRSSQSQSRSRSQEPETQVIHQRRSQIIGDSYNPTESRSRGTQFLKSPKGNYKGNGGNNGGSGGGKSTKCHGYHPPLQTMLHSGSAAGHGAQDVYHLPHQVQPSSHHQHPLQYSHSKRLRAKTRDALSPTKAQMSPQSQSQSQQQQQQHPVPSVLPSLEREQATVPPGSPGFVVPMVQRHEHHHHHEHHHHHHYHHYHQT